The sequence GGGAAGAGCTCTAGACACGCCGGGGCTGAAGGCAGGCTAAGGGTCTAGCTAAGACCTACGGGCTTTGAAGATGTTGCACCCGAGTCCTGTCTGAGAGCCGATCCTCTCGATCCTGGTCCCAAAACACCCAGAGAAGTGTCTCATCCTCCTGGGAGAAGCAAGGAGGTTCCTCCACCGACTCTCCACGGGATCCCGGGGCTGGAGCGGGGTAGCGGGGCTGCTGTCCGGCTCAGCAAGGTCCCAGCTAGGGTCGTCGTCTTCCGCCCCGTAGTCCAGACTCTCCAGCTCCAGcggctccccttcctccccctgaaTTTTCTCCTTCAGCAGCTCAAGGAGGTCCTAGAACAAGAGAGGAGAAGACCGTGATCAGCTCCCGCGTAACTGACCAGGGCATCCAGtccctggggaggggcagagggggccACAAACCGGACCTGTCCTCTCTCGGATTGAAAATCACACTGCTCGGAAGGGGGCTCTGCCCCCTTGGCCTGCTTGTTACGGTGCCTAGTGCTAacaccagctccccaccccacccctgtacCGCCTCTCCTCACCTGCAGGGACTGGAGCTCCTGGCTGGTGTATTTCCTGGACAGCGGGTGCCCGCCTGCTGGCCCCCACAGGCCGAGGAGCAGCAGAGCGGCCCAAGCGCACAGGGCTGCGCCTTTCATCCTGCCCGGTTCTTGCTCTGCCTCCAGACCGGAGCTCCTGGGGGTGGGCGTGAACAGCTGCTCCGGCTTCCTTTATAGCCGCCCTTCGCCTCCGGGCGGCTTCCTGCCCGAGCTCGGAATCCGGGCACTCGGCCCTGATAAGGGAACTGGTTGCAGCCAGTGGCACTCGAGGTTACCCTTTCGGAAGCGGTGTGTCCCCCGCCTGGAGTAGCGGCCGGGATCCTGGTCCACTCCAGCAGACCCCAGCCGCCCTGGGGGATCAGGGCATTTCAAGTGCCTCCTTCGCGGTCCCTCTCTGGGCAGCGCAAGGGAGGCAATGACCGCGTGGTCTCCCACGTTCTCAGCAGTCGCCATTTGGCTAGCGCTTGATGGATCGCCTGGGATCCCTTCAGTGCCTGGGGCACGTCCTCCTGACCCATGGGAAATGATCCATTGCTCACCCGCCGTGAAGGGAGATCAGCCCCCCCTCTTGGGTCAGTCTGCAGCCTCCTGTAGCTGCGGGAGGGGAGCAAGGGGGTGCAGAGCGGGTTTGGAACCGGTGTCTCTGCTCCGCTTGCAGCAGTTCACACCGGCCGCGTTTGTGTCTCTTTCAGTTTGAGCTGTAAAATGAAATGGGAAAACAGACACGTGTTAGGGAAATCTCACTGCTAAGGCCTCTCCCAGTCCTGGCAGACCCTGTGCCATGACCAGCTCTGCCATGTTCCACTCTGGTCTGGGGGCTATTGGGGTTAGTTACTCGGCCACTAGTAGTGACAGCCAGCGGTGGCATTAGTTACCAGCTTGCATTACTTTTCCCCACTGGACATACTGTGCTGCCCTGCTTGGCCACTTGCAAGAGCATCGCCACCGTTCTGTGGGCAGGGATGCTCCCTATTACGTGCCACCCATGGGTGTCTGTGTAACAATCTTTCCATCACGCTATTTTCAAGGGACTTCAGCTTTGTCTGCACTGGGAATTTCCCTGACCTCAGCCACAGATGACCAGCAACTGGGGCAGCTCCCTTCATGTAGACAAGGAACGCAGTGATTTTACACCCCCAGAGTTTACTCCTGCTTGGAAGTGGGGTAAGTTGCACTGGTCCAGATCACAGCTCCTTGTCCATGCCTAGATTTTGCACTGGGGCAGCTACACCGTTTGCTGGTCATCTGTGGCTGAGATCAGGGCAAATTCCCAGTGCAGACAGGGACTCAGTTGCACTTCTCttttctgtgcattttttttaGTGCATCCAACTCCAGACTTTTTGGTGCCGTGGGAACTGATTGAGCCCTGGGTTTTGGTAGGACatcctttatttttcttcctccacaTTAAAACGCTGCTTTCTCCAAGACTCCAGAGGATGGCGTAACCCTCCTTATGACATTGTGTGCCAGGCAGCTAATCTCCATTTAAGATGTACCAGAATTTCATTGGACTATGTTTGCTGCCAAGTACCAGCACTGCCAGTTTATCCCCTTGTTGTAAAACAGCTAGTTACTCCCCAGTGGCTTTCGACAAACTAGCCATCATATGTAAGGTGACGTGTGCAGGCCGGTCACCACTCACTCGCCATGTCTCGTCCTTCTGCCTGTAAATGATGGGGCGCTGTGTCCTCCTCACCCCACACACTTGTATTCTAATGCGAGAAATTCCTAAGCAACAATCATCCTTCATGGAAAGTCCAGCTGTTATGCTCAGAGGAAGAGGTCACCTTATTAATCATTCATTTTAGACTCCCTAGACAACAGCACTTGTATCATTGAACTGGTTACTGTAATGGATGGCCCGCCTTTCTGCAAGGTCCTCACAGATTGTTTTGCCTTGGGCGTTGCTACTGTTTCTTATTAGCCTTAGCCAAACAAGTCCATCTACAAATGACCAAAACCAAGTGTCAAAGGGGATAACTTCTTTGGTACTGAGGCAAATCtccatcctctgaagcatccggGATGGCCAAGGCTGGAGATAGGATGTTGGCTGGGGAGGcaccagggctctgaggtggtgcGAAgaaggctgtaatactttggtctaatttccaTGGTTGGGTTTAATATGAAGGTGGTGGTCTGTGATCTACAGAAGGTCAGCCTGGATcagcgatcggcggcagcagttcagcggcaggtccttcgctcctagagggagtaaaggacctgccgcccctgaattgtcgcaggtgctgcccctctcccttggccgccccaagcacctgcttgttaagctggtgcctggagccggccctggcctggaTGACCCAGTGGTCTCTTGTGGCCTCAAACTGACTCTAAATCCTGAGGGCCTCACTCAGTTTTCACTTAGTCCTTATGTCAATACAAGAAACAGAGGCCATATTCTCCAGCTgggagggcactggactgggaatcctCGTTTCTGGCGCCACCATTGTCCTGTcaggtgaccttgggaaagtcactttccctttttcctcctcctgcccttccGGTCTTGTCTGTTTAGCCTGCAAGCTTGTAGAGTTTGTACAGTGTCCAGTGGATTGGGTTCTGATCTCTGCTGGGGTCTTTAGATGCCACGGTAATAATATATCTCccagggcctcatccaaagcccactgaagtcaatgggagactttccactgaattcaatagccTTTGGAGCAGatcttcaatgggaattttgcatgaaTAAGGATTTAGCCCTATGGCAATAAAATGAGCAGATCTGACTTGGACACGTGGCTACATGCTGGGATGTACTGAGCATCTCTTCCAATCTGGGCCTCAGGGAGCAGACGTTGAGTAAGATGATGCCA comes from Trachemys scripta elegans isolate TJP31775 chromosome 19, CAS_Tse_1.0, whole genome shotgun sequence and encodes:
- the LOC117867916 gene encoding natriuretic peptides B-like, whose translation is MKGAALCAWAALLLLGLWGPAGGHPLSRKYTSQELQSLQDLLELLKEKIQGEEGEPLELESLDYGAEDDDPSWDLAEPDSSPATPLQPRDPVESRWRNLLASPRRMRHFSGCFGTRIERIGSQTGLGCNIFKARSWKRRSRS